The following proteins come from a genomic window of Anas acuta chromosome 22, bAnaAcu1.1, whole genome shotgun sequence:
- the CAMK2N1 gene encoding calcium/calmodulin-dependent protein kinase II inhibitor 1, whose amino-acid sequence MAEEGSPYGEGQLAGGAAGGELPFPVRLRGPDGLLAAGQGKRPPKLGQIGRSKRVVIEDDRIDDVLQNLSEKAPPGV is encoded by the exons atGGCGGAGGAGGGGTCGCCCTACGGCGAGGGGCAGCTggcggggggcgcggcggggggggAGCTGCCTTTCCCCGTGCGCCTCCGTGGCCCCGACGGGCTCCTGGCGGCCGGGCAGGGCAAGAGGCCGCCCAAACTGGGGCAGATCGGGCGCAGCAAGAGAG tGGTTATCGAAGACGATCGGATCGATGACGTGCTGCAAAACCTCTCCGAAAAGGCCCCTCCCGGGGTTTAA